DNA from Litoribacterium kuwaitense:
TCCATAGCAATGGGTGTTGTTTCACCGTTACTTCCAGGCTTTTTCACGTTCATTTGCAAAGTGATGCCTTCATCTGGCTGAATATGAATCGTCAGCAAATTTTTCCCTAGACTGACATGCTGCTGACTGTATAAATTCATCGGCAAGTCTTTAAACTCAATAACAATTTGGGTTGATTTGACTGTCATGCTTTTTCCAGTCCGGATATAGAATGGGACACCTGCCCAGCGGTGGTTGTCGATCATCAGTTTTGCAGCTACGAAAGTCTCTGTGTTCGATTCATCAGTCACTTTTTCATTTTCGCGGAAGCCTTTAATTTCTGTAGAGTCCACTTCACCAGGACCATATTGTCCACGAACGACATACTGGTCGACGTCGTCTTTGGTAATTTTTCTTAAGGAGCGAAGTACCTTGACCTTTTCACCGCGTACTTCTTCGGTGGATAGGTTAATCGGCGGTTCCATAGCAAGCAGGGATACCATCTGCAGCATATGGTTTTGAACCATATCGCGCAGTGCGCCTGATTTCTCATAATAATGTCCGCGATCGCCAACATCGATCGACTCACTGGATGTAATTTGTACGTTCGCAATAAAGCGGTTGCTCCAAAGGTGTTCAAACATTGCATTGGCAAATCGAATGACTTCAATATTTTGCACCATTTCTTTGCCTAGGTAATGGTCAATTCGAAAGATTTCTTCTTCCTTAAATACTTCTCGAATTTGATCGTTCAAAATTTCGGCAGAAGGCAGGTCATGACCAAAGGGCTTTTCAATGACGAGGCGTTTCCACCCGTCAACATTTGTCAATTCAGCTTCATTTAAGTGAAGGGCAATCGTCCCAAAATATTCTGGCGCCATTGCTAAATAAAACAAACGGTTATTTGGAATGTCATATGTATGATCCAATTGATCCAAAAGCTGCTTTAAGCTTGTAAATGAAGCAGTGTCTGTAACATCGAAGGGGTGATAGTAAAAGTGCTCTGAAAATGAACGGGCTTCTTCTTCAGAAACAGTTTCACCGCTTGCTTCCTGGACAGCCTCAATGACGCGTTCTCTGAAATAGTCGTTTGACCATTTTCTTCTGGCGACACCAACGACAGAAAAACGGTGTGACAAATTGCCGTTTTTAAACAAGTTATAAAGGGAAGGAAAGAGTTTGCGTTTCGCAAGATCTCCTGTAGCTCCAAAAATTACGATGGCACATGAAGGCTGGTTAGTCATTGCTTTTCTCCTTTGCTACGTTCTTTTCCACATAGGGTTAAAACCTATAATGGATAGAATTCTTTTGTTATGATGTGTTTCCTTCCACTTGAAGCATAAAGACCAGAGTAAAAATGTGGTGAAGTGACATGTGAGCGATATGAGCATATATAAAATATAGACGTTGTTAAATCATCAAGTCATGAATATAACCAACTGACCACTTAAGATGCATTGTTATTTAAGTGTACAAAAAGCTTATTGGAATATCAAATATTTTTTGACGCCTCAGAGAGGACATTAGTCTCACTGTATAGTACACAATAGAGACAAAAAGTGAACCGTAAAGAAAATGGTCACGGTGAGTGAAGAGTCTGTCTACTCTGAGTGTATTGTTGGATATCTACTAATCATTGTACCACATTTCTTGAAAGATGTTTACACATTAAAGCGTTAAATACGAGACGTGCAAGCGCTTACAATAAGTGTTATAATTCTATGTATTCAGAAAATATGCGCGAAAGGGTGTTAGAGATGTTGAAAAAACGCCACGTGTCGTCTGAACGCCTGCCAATGATTCGGATGTATTCTATTGATGGCCACTCTCAAACGCGCTTTGAATTTTTTAAGGAAAGTGTAGTCAATGTCGAAAGAATGTTATGCGGATATATGATTATTCACGGTTCGCTTCTTGAAGTCGTCTTACTTGATGATACGTTAGACCACCGTTTTATTGAAGATATTTTACAACAACTTGATATTGCCTATGAATATGACATTGAGCATAATGATTTTCACTATCAGCTAACGATCATTACTACACAAGATGAGCAGGGGGCTTGATCCATAGGTGACATTGAAAAAGTGCGCATTT
Protein-coding regions in this window:
- the zwf gene encoding glucose-6-phosphate dehydrogenase; translation: MTNQPSCAIVIFGATGDLAKRKLFPSLYNLFKNGNLSHRFSVVGVARRKWSNDYFRERVIEAVQEASGETVSEEEARSFSEHFYYHPFDVTDTASFTSLKQLLDQLDHTYDIPNNRLFYLAMAPEYFGTIALHLNEAELTNVDGWKRLVIEKPFGHDLPSAEILNDQIREVFKEEEIFRIDHYLGKEMVQNIEVIRFANAMFEHLWSNRFIANVQITSSESIDVGDRGHYYEKSGALRDMVQNHMLQMVSLLAMEPPINLSTEEVRGEKVKVLRSLRKITKDDVDQYVVRGQYGPGEVDSTEIKGFRENEKVTDESNTETFVAAKLMIDNHRWAGVPFYIRTGKSMTVKSTQIVIEFKDLPMNLYSQQHVSLGKNLLTIHIQPDEGITLQMNVKKPGSNGETTPIAMEFSKKSALKMNSPEAYERLMHDCMLGDATNFTRWDEVAYSWRFIDPIAEHWQVKKEAFPNYAAGTMGPEAADQLLAADGFHWWPIKNVENNTVVSGKALDDQ